TAAACATCGTCCCGTTGGGCTTGGCGTTATGGGCGTACAGGATGCATTGTATCTTTTGGATATTCCATTTGATGATCCTCGTGCTTTAGAATTTGCTGATACTTCTATGGAGGCGATTTCCTATTTTGCGATTGCAGCTTCTTCACAACTTGCAAAAGAGCGCGGTGCATATGGATCGTATAAGGGTTCAAAATGGGATCGCAATCTATTTCCGCATGATACCATTGAGCTTCTTGAGCAGGAGCGTGGTATGCCTATTGAGGTGCGTCGCGGAGGAATGCTTGATTGGGCCCCTGTGCGTGAGCATGTAAAACAGTATGGTATGAGAAACTCAAACTGTATGGCTATTGCGCCAACAGCAACGATTTCAAATATTGTTGGCTGTTTCCCGTGTATAGAGCCTATTTATAAAAATATATACGTTAAAGCGAATATGACGGGTGAATTCACGGTTGTTAATCGATACCTAATTGAGGATTTAAAGAAGCTAAATATGTGGAACCAAGATATGCTTAATCAACTTAAGTATATGGATGGTAACGTTGCCATGATCGAAGAAATTCCACAACATTTGAAAGATAAATATAAAGAAGCATTTCAAATTGATCCTGAATGGTTATTGCAGTTGACTGCTGCCCGTTCAAAATGGATTGACCAGAGCCAATCTCATAACGTGTTTATGCAGGGTGTATCGGGTAAAAAGCTGAGTGCTATTTATGAAAATGCGTGGAAAATGGGAATCAAGACTATGTATTATTTGCGTACGCTTGGTGCAAGTCAGATTGAAAAATCGACATTGGATGCGAAAAAGTTTGGCTATACGCAAAAAAGGCAGTACACATCTGTTGATAGTGCAATGAGCTCGGATGTGCGGCAAATTCCTGCAACTATGGCAGAAATGGGAAAGTATGTGGATGAAATGCCGCAATCGCCTGCAACTATGGCTAATGCGTGTAGTATTTTAAACGAAGAAGAATGTGAATCGTGTCAGTAACGCAAGGAAAATTAGATGATTCAAAAGGGTGTTATTAATAATTCAACGGTAAATCCAAATAAGATTTTACCGATGACCTATTTGTGGGCGCGTCAGCATTACAAAGATGGAGTTGCGAATAACTGGACTCCTGAAGAAATTTCGATGCAACGAGATGTTGAACAATGGAAGTCTGATACCGTATTAAGTGCAACAGAACGACGTATGATTTTGTGGAATTTAGGATTTTTTTCCACAGCAGAATCATTGACAGCAAATAATTTGGTACTTGCAGTATACCAGCATGTGACCAATCCTGAATGTCGCCAATATATTTTGCGTCAAGCATATGAAGAGGCGGTACATACAGACACATTTATTTACTGTTGCGATTCATTGGGGCTTGATCCTGAAGAGATTTATACTATGTATGAATCTATTGAATCTATTAAAGAAAAAGATGATTTTGTGGTCCAATTAACGAAATCACTTTTTGATCCTACTTTTAAAACTGATTCGCCAGCGAACATTCAAAAGTTTCTGCATGATCTGATTGGATATTATGTGATCATGGAAGGGATTTTCTTCTATGCTGGATTTGCCATGATGCTTGCATTAAAGCGGCAGGATAAAATGGTGGGCATTGGCGAGCAGTTTGAATATATTATGCGTGATGAGAGCTTGCATCTTGCATTTGGTTGCGATTTGATTAACACGATTAAAGTTGAAAACCCTGAAATTTGGACGGAACAATTCCAACAGGAACTTGTTGATCTTATTAAACATGCAGTAACTTTAGAAAAAGCCTATGCAATTGATGCGTGCCCGCAGGGTTTATTAGGAATTAATGCAGAACAGTTTTGCAATTATGTAGAACATATTGCAGATAGACGTCTTGAGCGCATTGATTTACCAAAGGTATATGGCAGAGAAAATCCATTCCCGTGGATGTCACAAGCAACAGATTTGAGCAAAGAGAAAAATTTCTTTGAAACTCGAGTGACAGAGTATCAGACAGCTGGTTCGCTTGATTGGGAATAGTATCTATATTTATTGTATATAAAAGAGGCTACATGTTTTTTGCATGTAGCCTTAATTTTTTCTTAGCTCTCAAGTATAGCTTTTGTTTTAGAATAAGCACTAAAGCCAAAGCAGTATTAGGAGTTACTGATGTTTTTTTATAGTTTCTTCTACCTGTTTTTTATCTGCGCCTGAAATGGTACAAACCACGGCATTATTTTTAACAAAATTAAAGGTAGGTATTGAGCTGACTGAATATTGAGCTGCTAGGTCAGGTACGTTATCAATGTTAACTTTGACAAACACCACCGCAGGATAGGTATCGCTTAATGCATTGAATACCTTGGTAAAACCTTTGCATGGTCCGCACCAAGGGGCGTAAAAGTCTACAACTACCAATTTACCCTTGTTGTTGGCTACGATGGTATCGTATTGTGCCTTAGAGGTTACTTCTTGAACTTGGGCAAAAATAGGTGAAGCTAAGCTTAAAAACGAGGCTAATCCAATTACGGCTATGAACGATTTCATTATAATCCTTTGATTTATAACGGTTAATTATAAATATATCTTCGCACGTCTAACATTACAGGGTCAATTTTTATTGTCAACAAGCTTGATTATATCGTAATAGTCGGGGTTTTCAAATTTTATAATTCAATTCTTGATTTTTCAAATAGAATACTGTTACCATATTCTTATGTAATAAATGTTTATACCAGAAACTCTTATTAAGGAGATATGTATGTTAAAGAAAATGTTAATGGCTAGTTTAGTGTCTGTAATGGCTTTATCTAGCTCGTCAAGTTTTGCAGGATGGAGAAATGGTGAAAAAGCGGGATGCGGTCCATGCGCTAAACCAGTAACAACATGTGAAAAGTTTTATGAGCCTCAACCGGACAAATGTCATGAAGTTTGCAAAAAACAGCCACCAGTATACAGAGAAGTTTGTGTACCACAGCCGGACAAATGCCATACAGTTTGTGACAAACAACCAGACATATACGAAACAGTTTGCGTAAAACAACCAGACATATGCACAGAAAAATGCACAACGGTTACTGAAAAAACAAGACGGTGCAAAACTCCTTGCAAAAAAACTTGCCCTAAACCATGTGCTAAGAAACGTTGCGATACAACACGTCGTAACCGTGACTAATGTTACAATACTCTTATTAAGTTAAGGAGGTATTATGTTAAAGAAAATGTTAATGACTAGTTTAGTAGCTGTAATGGCTTTTGCTAGCACACCAAGTTTTGCAGGTGGATGTCGCCCATGTGTGCGTAAACCACGATGCGAAAAAGTTTGCAAAGCAAAACCTGCATGCCCGCCAAAAAAGAAATGCAAAAAAGCTTGTGTGCGCAAAGCGTGTGCTACAAGACGTTGCAATCGTGGCGGATGCTAAAAATATCCTTTTTTTATTTTGAAAATAAAGAGCGCATAACTTAAATGGTATGCGTTCTTTATTTTTTTAAATATTCTATTTTGGGTTGATTATAGGTAATCAACCTGTTTTTGTATCATCGGTTATTGTTCCATCGAGCAATGTTATAATGCGATTTGCATGCTTGGTTAGTGTTGCATTATGAGTTACCATAACAATGGTGCAATTATTGTTATTATTAAGATCGGTCAATAATTTCATAACTTGTAGGCCAGCCTTTGAATCAAGATTACCGGTCGGTTCATCCGCAAGAATAATAGCAGGATTATTGATAAGGGCTCGCGCAATAGCAACCCGCTGTTGCTGCCCACCAGAAAGTTGATAAGGAAAGCGATATGCAAGATCTTTAAGCCCAACGGCTTCAAGTTGGGCAAGAGCATTTATACGTGCAGAGGGTTCTGAAAATCCTGCGTATAATTGAGGGAGAGCTACATTATCTACTGCAGTTAAGTCGGGCAACAAATTAAATTGTTGAAAAATAAAGCCGATTGTTTTGTTTCGTATAGCAGCAAGTTGATTTGGATTCATGCGAGATACATCTGTTTGATCAATGGAATAAGTCCCACTTGAAGGCATATCTAGGCAGCCTAGAATATTAATGAGGGTTGATTTGCCGGATCCGGAAGGCCCTGCAAGCGTTATAAATTCTCCTGGTTCGATGGAAAACGAGATGTTGCGCAAGATTGGTATAACACTTTTATCTATTATTACTTGTTTGCAGATATTTTCTGTTTTAAGAAATGCCATCTTATTACCTTCTTTTACCAAGTAATGCATCGGCAGGATTCATTAATGATGCTTGATGTGCAGGCTGGTAACCAAAAAATAAGCCTATGAGTGTCGTAGTCCATAGAGCGATGATGATAGGGTATATCTCTAATTTAGTGGGGACATGCATAGTGTGACTGAGGACCAGTTGTATGATAATGCCAAGAATGACACCAAATAATGCGCCAAACAGACAAAGCATAATCGCTTCAATAAGAAATTGTAATTGAATCATTTGTTGCGTGGCTCCTAAAGCCAATTTGATGCCGATTTCTCGTGTGCGTTCACGAACTGATAGTAGCATAATATTCATAACACCAATTCCACCAACAAATAACGCAAGTAATCCGGCAATAAAACCAAAAATCCTTATCATATTTGATGTTTTATTTGTAGATTTGGCAAGAGCGGTGTGATCTAAAATGGTAAAATCATCAGGGATGTCGGGAGTTTTTTTGTGTAGCGTTTGTAAAATTTGTTTAATTTTTCTTGTGATTGTCTTGTTGTTGTTCTGTTTTTGATTGACTTGTAGTGCAATAAAATTAAGATTTCCCTTTCTAACCCCTGCTTTTTGGGCATAAATTTGCGCAGTAGTAGAGGGTATAAATGCATCGTTGTTAGGATCGCTGAGCCCTGCAAGGTGAGCAATTGGATTCATTATACCAATAACCGTAAATAGCTTGTTAAATATGCGGATTGTTGCACCGATTGAATGCGCGTTGCCAAAGAGCTTGTGATTAAGTGAATATCCCAAAACCACGACTGGTTCATATTGTTCTATGTGCTGTTGTGTAAAAAAAGCTCCTTTTTGAAGCGTTAGATTTTTAATGTTAAAAATTGCAGGATCTGCACCAATGATTTGTTGGATTATGATATTTCGCCCCTGTTCTATTGTTGTATTCGTTATATACCCTCGAGAAATTGCTAGGATATCCTGCGATAGTAGTTGTTGTAGTGCTTGAAAATCAGCCTCTGTTAATGTTGTATTATTTGTAGCAATATCATTCAATGATATTGCTCCCCGTTGTGTTATATTATCAGGAACAATAACTAAACCCCCTTCTGATAAAGCTGTTAATTCAGTGTGTGTAGTTTGTTCGAT
This region of Candidatus Babeliales bacterium genomic DNA includes:
- a CDS encoding ribonucleotide-diphosphate reductase subunit beta; this encodes MIQKGVINNSTVNPNKILPMTYLWARQHYKDGVANNWTPEEISMQRDVEQWKSDTVLSATERRMILWNLGFFSTAESLTANNLVLAVYQHVTNPECRQYILRQAYEEAVHTDTFIYCCDSLGLDPEEIYTMYESIESIKEKDDFVVQLTKSLFDPTFKTDSPANIQKFLHDLIGYYVIMEGIFFYAGFAMMLALKRQDKMVGIGEQFEYIMRDESLHLAFGCDLINTIKVENPEIWTEQFQQELVDLIKHAVTLEKAYAIDACPQGLLGINAEQFCNYVEHIADRRLERIDLPKVYGRENPFPWMSQATDLSKEKNFFETRVTEYQTAGSLDWE
- a CDS encoding thioredoxin domain-containing protein, with product MKSFIAVIGLASFLSLASPIFAQVQEVTSKAQYDTIVANNKGKLVVVDFYAPWCGPCKGFTKVFNALSDTYPAVVFVKVNIDNVPDLAAQYSVSSIPTFNFVKNNAVVCTISGADKKQVEETIKKHQ
- a CDS encoding ABC transporter ATP-binding protein; translated protein: MAFLKTENICKQVIIDKSVIPILRNISFSIEPGEFITLAGPSGSGKSTLINILGCLDMPSSGTYSIDQTDVSRMNPNQLAAIRNKTIGFIFQQFNLLPDLTAVDNVALPQLYAGFSEPSARINALAQLEAVGLKDLAYRFPYQLSGGQQQRVAIARALINNPAIILADEPTGNLDSKAGLQVMKLLTDLNNNNNCTIVMVTHNATLTKHANRIITLLDGTITDDTKTG
- a CDS encoding ABC transporter permease, with translation MNMHILIKHAYHTIRTHAVQSLLTTLGISIGIAVVIVTVSISNGIEQTTHTELTALSEGGLVIVPDNITQRGAISLNDIATNNTTLTEADFQALQQLLSQDILAISRGYITNTTIEQGRNIIIQQIIGADPAIFNIKNLTLQKGAFFTQQHIEQYEPVVVLGYSLNHKLFGNAHSIGATIRIFNKLFTVIGIMNPIAHLAGLSDPNNDAFIPSTTAQIYAQKAGVRKGNLNFIALQVNQKQNNNKTITRKIKQILQTLHKKTPDIPDDFTILDHTALAKSTNKTSNMIRIFGFIAGLLALFVGGIGVMNIMLLSVRERTREIGIKLALGATQQMIQLQFLIEAIMLCLFGALFGVILGIIIQLVLSHTMHVPTKLEIYPIIIALWTTTLIGLFFGYQPAHQASLMNPADALLGKRR